From the Oncorhynchus clarkii lewisi isolate Uvic-CL-2024 unplaced genomic scaffold, UVic_Ocla_1.0 unplaced_contig_4860_pilon_pilon, whole genome shotgun sequence genome, the window taaattatagataaaacatatcggtgctcattggcTATTGGACAAAGATTACATTTGGAAATCCCAAATTCAacaatgtgtcacgccctgatctggttcacctgtttttgtgattgtctccacccacctcaaGGTGTCAcccgttttccccattagtccctgggtatttattccgatgttccctgtttgtctgttgccagttcgtcttgtcaacCAGCGTGGTTTTCTTTGCTCCTGCTTTTTTCTAATCgctgtaacggctgttggtgtaagtgaggaccaaggtgcagtgtggtaagagttcatcattttaatggtaaaactgaacactatcaaACAAGCAACAAAagaaccgaaacagctccgtcaggtgcaacacacactaaacagaaaataactacccacaaacacaggtgggaacaggctacctaagtatggttctcaatcagagacaacgattgacagctgcctctgattgggaaccataccaggccatacacagaaatacaacacacagaacaaaacaagaatgaaaaacatagaatgcccaccccaactcacgccctgaccaaaccaaaatagagacgtaaaacaggaactaaggtcaggatgtgacaatcgctcttttgctagtcctcccgttTTTGACCgttgactctgagcctgcctgccactctgtacctcgtTAGGATATTTTGCCTGTCTGTGACCATTCTCTGGCCTGCCCCTTGGATTATAGTAAATATcagactcgaaccatctgcctcctgtgtatgCATCGGTTTCACCCTGTGCCCTTATACAATGAgtcgtttggaaggaatcagtggtgCAGTGCAAAGCAACCgataacattagcctgctattcaatggagtggctgataaaaaaaaaaaaaataaaaatcttattgagttcccaccataaatccagagaatgccagactgatGATGAAACCACCGAGCCACATTCATGTTTCAGTGAGCACATCACAAGCCAaggagtccaaaaatgtcttgtatgctgctgcataaattgtaATATGCAAGGGAGATGGCTACAGTATACAAAGTAATAAGGTgttcaccctaataatttggtctattttcacctcttcatTTTGCTTAAGGTTACTGTTCTGACCTGATGGTGCTGCACATGTAGCCTGTAACCTGTTTTTGAGATGTCAATCTAATGTTGTAGGATGTTTCATTGTCTTTatgcccctttatttatcctacagttcttaCTTGGTGTACAGGGTAAATACTGTAAGTGCAGCCCATTGTTAGGAattgttgctgtacatttcaaaagtgctgaacagttatattgactatgtccgtcgTCGCTCGCTCTTTGTCTATTGAAATTATGGAATGCCTCTTATCCATTATCGTTCCCTTATGTCGTAGTTTGTGCATCTCAATTGTcaatagaaaccacatttgtttaggGAAGTTAGCCATaccagctatgttttttttaaaggcagtaaagcAGGCTGAATTGtttcgctgatagccaggtgtagcaatgGTAAGGATTcaatccatggtgctgaaaagagaGCTCTGCtgatgggacagctttatgtaggccctaataGTTTGTGTGCCCCACTTGTTGCCATTTATAGTGCCGTTAATGTATTGTGTCTTTGCTGtcatgcattaaaaaaaaatgccccaccaagatttacatgctaagaCTGCCGCTGGTCTTAATGCTTTATTGCAAATTATGTTTTGGCCAGCGTTGTCATGTCTACTCCTGCGCTGGCATCACCGgaatactaaccaccggtcctggcaactcATTACGCACACCACTTTTTTTAGGAAAAGTGACTTCTGTTCTCAAGCAATCGAGAAACTAAGTTGCGACAGTATGTTAGAGAACTATGATATTTAAGTCAATGCGTTGAtattgagtctctctctctccacagtactCTGCTCAGCCCAGCATTCAGAACAGCCAGAGACTCGGCAGGTGAAAGGCATCGTGGGAACGTTTTTCTCTTTTCCAGAGAGGGTGTTGACATCTGGCAATTTACTTTATGGAGACCTTGGCAATATTGCACATGTGTACCCTGGTAAACAAAGTAATACCAACCTTGAGAAGAGATATAAAAACCACCTTCACTGGAACAATGTTACTGGAGTCTTCACTTTGTTAGACCTACAAATAGATGATTCTGGGGTTTATACTGTGGAGAATGGAGATGCTGAAGAGAAGATGAGACATACATTTCAGCTGACTGtgtactgtaagtgtgtgtgctgtAAATGACAATCATTACAGctgcaatcagcagtagaaacagtaCTAAAGTGGTCGCTTTATTGGTTTGGTTAAAAAGCAGAGGGCCTGGAGAAATTTAACCACTCCCAAACTcatagagctatggatgcaaggcctGAACAGCCGTTATATAAAAAGTATAGTTTTAATCATGTTTTGAGACCATAGCTTTTGTTTGCAAtttctttgtttacaaacactggTGTAAATCAAGCTCATGTGGCGTTAAGTTGTATTCATCAAGACTCAATGATTCCATATCATTAATTTACATCATTTTTTGGACATATAACTGCTCTTTGCCACTTTAAAGAAATTCCATTTCACTAATTCATATTTCATTTTGCCTTCCAGATGTTCTGTCAAAACCTCAGGTGACTGTTCATGAGAACATCTCctgtagtgttgtgtgttctgtgGAGAACGGGAGAGAGGTGACCCTGTCCTGGTACAAAGGAGGGTTGATACTCAACCAGACCAGCAGCCCTGACCAcatcaccctctctctacctctcaagGTGGATAAACAGAACAGAGACTCTTACAGATGTGAGGCTTCCAACCCAGTCAGCAAGGAGACAGCTGTTGTTCCACATTCCTGTATAGAGAGTGATCCCTTCAAGGTGACAGgtaaacacatgtacagtagcAATGTTACATTGCAGATATCCAGACAATACCAACTTCTATATGAAACAATAAGTATGGTAGAGCTCATTTTATGAAACGCAATGTTTTAATTAAAATATTGTTTTCTGTCTTTTTACATTAGATGGTGATGAGAGGACGCAAGGTCTTATTGCTGTAATCTGCGTTTTGGTGGCTTCAGGATTTGTTGGACTTGCAATATATCTTACATTGAGATGCATACGCTCACGTGCAGGTATTTAGCCTTTAATGGGGTGAGGTCATTCTCCTTGTCAAAGTCAAAACATCTTGTGCACAACCTTTATTAATTACCATTGATAGTGTTTTATAAATGTAGGAAATGTTTGCCTGAACAACGGATGCAGGTCAAATGAAGTGGTGTATTGTTAAGGGAATTCTTACCTATAATgactaattatatatatatttcaatcaGGCCTGACGagtcagaatactattatgttactgtacatgtgtgaattttcttgatcccagtactgaatataatgtgatcaagagtttagaacaatgacggtctgttccttggtaTAAATGAAGAACTATATCTCCagactagaatgcttatctacactggctgaccttggctctaggcgaggagggaaggcttgaACTATCTAGCCTTTCTACCAGggtcaagaagagacggaacatttagaaaacgctgacgtcattttcagtttacaacctgtggtaaaatgtgtaagtactcagtactctcgagaataaactcTGCTGTTTGATTTTGAGACTGGGCTCTGTCTATTATTAtagaataagggtcttacaagtccttatgaatggacagtgtttaattttaattggatATTAAAACAACAAACAATTATCTTCCACACTTCCTCTGCTTGGTCAGACAGTTGCATTATCTCAGACCACTTCTCTAAATGTTGAAAAAAGcagaaggcacacacacacccaagcaCAGTCTGACAATTATTTTATAGGTTCTCTGGTGCCAAAACCACTGCTAGTACAGGCACCCATGGTAACATGAGTTCTTAGTGTTTGTAGAACCTGTCTTGGGGATGAGCATGTGTGCATATCTGTTAGTTACTCCCACCCACACTGTATATTTCATTTACTTTATTTGCCTTTATGGATTCACCTGAAAGAAAGCAAGATGACGTTCAGTATGCAGAGAACTCACATTAAACCAGCAGAAAACCAGGTTAGTAATAATTCTACAGGCTGATAAACATAGATGTAATACAGCTGCTTTATCAGCCCTCTTGTCTACAACTGTTGGCTTTATCTCTGTGTCAGTGGGTTAATGTGGTATTGAGTTGCACAGACCACCTGAGTTTGATACCCAGGCTGACGTCACTGCAACCAGTTTTGCCCATTTGAAATGTTTGGGTTACACAATGAGAAGCCACACTGCAtattgtacatacagtaccagtcaaacgtttggacacacctacccattcaaccggcctcacaactgcagaccacatgtaaccataccaaccaggacctccatatccggcttctacacctgtgggggagggggggggggggttttctGTCTGTAAAAAAGCCCTTTTGTAGGGAAAAATTAATTCTGAttgtctgggcctggctcccGCTTGCGTGGATCTATGCCCTCCCTGGCCCACCAATTGATGCGCCCTtgcccagtcatgttaaatccatagattagagtgTAATTGATTTACTTAGACTGTCCTTTAATGAaatgtaattcagtaaaatctttgaagttgttgcatttatatttttgttcagtaaagcGATGCCTTTGATCTTCCCATGTCTTTTACAGTATTTGCCAAGTCAGTGGACTTAAGCTTGGCTTCATGGTTCCTCCCACTAGATTTAGGAATGGTTCTAGATGTGTTGACTGAGTTACCTACTACAGAACAATGAGAATAGACAAGAGAGCGTCAGACTTGTATTGTTTCCTTCCTCTGGTGCAAAGTATCTAATAACGTAACATATGATCAGTTTTACTTTTTTGTCGCTTTCCTACAcacccccctctttccttgtcCCTCTCAatcctttcttccctccctctccctgtctaggAGGAACAAACAGGTATACAAGGACTGGAGTCACTTAGAGACAACCctaacctgacagtttatgataCACTCCAGTAACATCGCATGGCTACCAGCGAGGATGTTAAAGACTGCATGGAGGAGCAAAACAGGAAGGTTCTGAGAGGGTGACATGGCAAATTCACACATGAAAAGGTGCTACATCTTAAAGTGGATGTTGAGACAGTAATTTTAaatattagtttagaaaaattAATGTAGGCACAGTTGTTACTAGAGAAAATTCTCATTTAACCATTGCGCTTTTATCATTTCAGACTTCCTGTGTTGGTCATTCTCACTTGTTTTTGTTGAATTGGGGCCTCGGAACTTCATTGATACAGACAAATTAAATAGCTATGCATAGGGTCATTAGTAGGGTGATCCCTCTTTTCAAGTGCCCATTGTCCCAATGTATAGGTTAAAACAAATGGAATctcttttttttaatacatttcactAGTGTGTTTGTTATGCTATTACTGGGCCAAAGCTTCTTTTCAGTTCTGTCTTTTCTGTTTAACATCTaggtgccactagagatcctggttcgagtccagtcTCTGTCGACCCAGGcggaggtgcacaattggcccagtgttaggggagggttacaATCACTCAATCCTGCACACTCCTTCTAGAGCACTTTGTGCtccacctacagtggggcaaaaaagtatttagtcagccaccaattgtgcaagttctcccacttaagatgagaggcctgtaattttcatcataggtacacttcaactatgacaggaaaaaaataaatcacattgtaggattttttatgaatttatttgcaaatgatggtggaaaataagtatttggtcacctacaagcaagatttctggctctcacagacctgtaacttcttctttaagaagctcctctgtcctccactcattacttgtattaatggcacctgttggaccttgttatcagtataaaagacacctgtccacaacctcaaacagtcacactccaaactccactatggccaagaccaaagagctgtcaaaggacaccagaaacaaaattgtagacatgcaccaggctgggaagactgaatctgcaacaggtaagcagcttggtttgaagaaatcaactgtgggagcaattattaggaaatggaagacatacaagactactgataatctccctcgatctggggctccacgcaagatctcacccggtggaatcaaaatgatcacaagaacggtgagcaaaaatcccagaaccacacgggggggacctagtgaatgacctgcagagagctgggaccaaagtaacaaagcctaccatcagtaacacactacgccgccagggactcaaatcctgcagtgccagacgtgtccccctgcttaagccagtacatgtccaggcccgtctgaagtgtgctagagagcatttggatgatccagagaaTGTCACatagtcagatgaaaccaaaatataactttttggtaaaaactcaactcgtgtttggaggacaaagaatgctgagttgcatccaaagaacaccatacctactgtgaagcatggaggtggaaacatcatgctttggggctgtttttctgcaaagggaccaggaggactgatccgtgtaaaggaaagaatgaatggggccatgtatcgtgagattttgagtgaaaacctccttccatcagcaagggcattgaagatgtaacgtggctgggtctttcagcatgacaatgatcccaaacacaccgcccgggcaacgaaggagtggcttcgtaagaagcatttcaaggtcctggagtggtctagccagtctccagatctcaaccccatagaaaatctttggagggagttgaaagtccgtgttgcccagcaacagccccaaaacatcactgctctagaggagatctgcatggaggaatgggccaaaataccagcaacagtgtgtgaaaaccttgtaaagacttacagaaaacgtttgacctctatcattgccaacaaagggtatataacaaagtattgagataaactgttgtttttgaccaaatacttataaataaattcattaaaaatcctacaatgtgattttctggagaaaaaaaatctcattttgtctgccatagttgaagtgtacctatgatgcaaattacaggcctcatctttttaagtgggagaacttgcacaattggtggttgactaaatacttttttgccccactgtatgttagccaacatacagtatataactgaaaaaaaaacaaatcTAGTTAATCTAGTCAGTTAAAAAAAACTTGTTTAAAGCTATACAATCTTTGATATTTCCTAATGTTAAATGGtcgtcaatccccccccccccccccccccccccatatatacagttgacgttgtaagtttacatacaccgtagcctaATACATTAACTCAGTTtatcacatttcctgacatttaaggcTAGTAAAAATGTattgtctttggtcagttaggatcaccactttattttaaaacttAAGACTAGTCGACAACATCCGGAGGGCGCGCAAATCAAAGAAATTGCAATATTAAACATGCATGAACGTACTTGTATTTTATATCACTTAAATGcctaaattcttgttaatctaactgcgttgTCCGATTtccaataggctttacagcgacaGTATACCATGCAATTGTCTAAGGACGGTGCCCCACATCAACAtgtttttcaaccagcacaggcttcacaaaatcacaaatggggattaaataaatcacttttgaaaatcttcctctgtttgcaatcccaagagtcccagctacaacatgaatggtcaatttgttagataaaatctttctttatatcccaaaaagttaGTTTAGTTGGCACCActgatttgagtaatccactcgttcaaaatgcagacacaggaatccaaaaagctagcgctaaacttcgtccaaacaagtcaaatgacATTTCTATtaaatcctcaggtaccctaaaatgaaAATAAgctaaataaatattaaaaataaatatttcatACTACTTTCCGTATGTTCAATAGGATAGTAAAATTAGAAATCGCGCCTCTTCTTCGCACGCCAAAAGACTATTGTTACTGTGGTCTCTACACAAACTCCAAATTCTTACTAGTTtttgaagaaacaagcctgaaaccttgaacaaagactgacATATAGTAGAAGCCATGGGAACTGTAATCTGGAATTACATAggacccatagctttccattATAAGAGCCTAAAACCAACACAAAAAAATCTGGTTATTTCTTCggattttcgcctgccatatcaattgtgttagtctcatacattattttaacatttttagaaactcAATGCTACCAAttgtatgcatatcctggcttctgggcctgagtaaaaggcagttttactttgggcatgtcagtcaggcggaaattctgAAAAAAGGACCCCAAATTtaaatttgggtcaaacgtttgggttagccttccacaagcttcccacaataaattgggtgaatgttggcccattcctcctgacagagctggtgtaactgagtcaggtttgtaggcatccttgcttgcacacgctttttcagctcagtcacattttctataggattaaggtcagggctttgatggccactccaataacttgacttttttgtccttaagctattttccacaactttggaagtatgcttggggtcattgtccatttggaagacaagctttaacttcctgactgtcttgatgttgcttcattatatccacattttccgtcctcatgatgccatctcttTTTTTGacgtgcaccagcccctcctgcagcaaagcacccccacaacatgattctgccacccccgtgcttcacagttggtgttcttcggcttgcaagcctcccccttttttttctccaaacattgtgatggtcattatggccaaacagttctattttaatttcatcagaccagaggacatttctccaaaaagtatgatctttgtacccgtgtgcagttgcaaaccagtctggcttttttatgccggttttggagcagtggcttcttctttgctgagcgacctttcaggttatgtcgatataggacttgttttactgtggatatagctacttttgtacctgttttcttcagcattttcacaaggtcctttgctgttctgggattgatttacacttttcgcacgaaagtacgttaatctctaggagacagaatgcgtctccttcctgagcggtatgactgctgcgtggtcccatgtcgtttatacttgcgtatagatgaacgtggtaccttcaggcgtttggaaattgctcccaaggatgaaccggacttgtgggggtctacaaattatttaatttatttttttctgaggtcttggatgagttcttttgattttcccatgatgtcaagaaaataggcattgagtttgaaggtaggcctttgtCAGGAGAATTCTATACTCCTGTTCATTTAAGTTACCgttagtctgttatatcaggatttgtaagatactgatAGAAACAGACCAGTCTACCAAAGTTAAATGTTTATTCACGGGAACGTTCTTCCATGTACAGTACAAGACCTTCAATTTATAGCGACACACATACTTCCAAGCCCGCCAATAGAGCCTAGGGGAGTATGTGAGAATAGTGTCTTCCTACCCTCCCCTAAGATAGGGAGAGACCTTGGACTGGGAAGTTCTGTGTCCCAGCCAAGGTCTCCCCGGATCTGGCTCAGACAGAGAGTCTGTTCTCAAAACACTAGACACATTGTTCCCAAAACGTTGATTCTGACTAAAACCAcacacagtattataatataatcATCGAATGAGTCTAACACTTACACACATGTATTATAATAATCTATTGATTCAAATTGATTTCATAcaatcacatggtatcagacctatggtttcagGACTGTAACATTcgaataatttattaaaacacatttccttatcagccttgaaatacatccacaggtacacctccaattgactcatgttgtcaattagcctatcagaagcttctaaagccatgacataattttctggaattttccaagctgtttaaaggcagtcaacttagtgtatgtaaacctctgacccactggaattgtgatgcagtgaaatctgtctgtaaacaattgttggaaaaattacttgtgtcatgcactaagtagatgacctaaccgacttgacaaaactatagtttgttaataacctcttagagctaccccctACTTATTTCAATTCCCGcttgaagacatacccaaatctaacagcctgtagctcaggcacagaaccaaggatatgcatattcttggtaccatttgaaagaaaacactctgaagtttgtgtaaatgtgaattgaatgtaggagaatataacacaatagatctggtttagataatacaatgaaaaaaacatacgttttttaATTTATATTGTtgcatcatctttaaaatgaacaagacaaaacaaacactcaggatgatggggacaatttcagtgaaaaacatgagggtaacagtacttgtgcaaagtttcagaatgataacttccaaaatgagtgtgctacatgacatttattataaagtcacccaggtgtcccacacaagtagcccaaatgtacccaaattGGGGAAGTTATACATTtcgaatggaataactatatacaaaataccaaaatggtattctaacacgccccccccccaaaaaaaaatggagaaaaaacatgaaaaaatatatacatttacaaaataacactttcaatatttggaagtccctcagtcctctacacaatattgtgctgctgatgccaggtgccatagcagtctctttctgctgtaaagcagagggtctccaagcatgtggtgcaagtgatgggggacttcattttgcaaagaacacagcgacgcctccatgctgtgcccttttagccctgaggcacatccatgcctgcagaaataaatttgggcagatgaacaccacttgtggaaggagctggatgaaccagcttcagtgggggatggacaccttggcactggggggctcccattcggagtcagtgtcactgtgaaagacaatgttcagttagaatagtttcacatatgagccctgtatcaacaggtataataaacctatatatatatatatatatctatctatatatatatatatatatctatatatatattcactttggccattgttgtgggcctgccctcccctcaacagtctcaaataggctatttcatttcacaaatattttatattattaatttcaaacaacggcattagcatgagaagaacttaccagtccaaaacgatgtcctctccgttccaaaaatattcctccatttgggaatcgctaaatgaatagTCCTCGATTAATTTCTtataaaattgtgtgtacatccgtatatctagacttagatttagctttccctgacttagttgCTATACTGATTTGATttataaacagctgaatatgcgctttaccaaaacaatgctgcGCGCAACATGCGTGGCTTTTTCCGGTATGAATCGACAATGGCGAATGAACCTCTTTGCgctggagtttactacatgggttggtcttccaacacataaacattacatattgccgtttacctcagctcattggttATCTACTCAGCAAGATTTCAAGATGATCAgcggtcattgggttaaaatacagtcaatcaacgaaacagcgggcaaatcattggtgcacaatgatgtcattacttgtcttcaaatcagtttctttcagtcaatacgtccagcgaaatgacccatcaggtttggttgtgttaaaaacaaaccagttgattgcaatg encodes:
- the LOC139399891 gene encoding signaling lymphocytic activation molecule-like; amino-acid sequence: MVYILCSAQHSEQPETRQVKGIVGTFFSFPERVLTSGNLLYGDLGNIAHVYPGKQSNTNLEKRYKNHLHWNNVTGVFTLLDLQIDDSGVYTVENGDAEEKMRHTFQLTVYYVLSKPQVTVHENISCSVVCSVENGREVTLSWYKGGLILNQTSSPDHITLSLPLKVDKQNRDSYRCEASNPVSKETAVVPHSCIESDPFKVTDGDERTQGLIAVICVLVASGFVGLAIYLTLRCIRSRA